TCTCATCCGGTTCTGCTCGGACCTCGTGCCTGTGGACCGCAGATGGGCTCGTCGACGCGCCCAGGATGCTGCGGGCGGTGTCCTGATGCTCGGCACGCTCCGGGGAGCCCTCTGGGTGCCCGATTGGCCGGTGGCGGCAGCCATCGCCTCCTCCCTGGCCGCGCCGGAGGAGGCCGTTGCGGTCTGTGACAGCCGCGTCCGGGCGGCGAGCCCCGCCGCACGACGGAAGGGGGTGCGACGGGGGGATACGCGCCGCAGGGCGCTCTCTCTCGTCCCGGACCTCACGATCATCCCCCGCGACGATGATCGGGACAGCAGAGTCTTCGCGGGGGTGCTGGATGCGATCGACGACCACGTCGCCTCCACTGTCATCCTCCGTCCGGGGCTCGTCACCTTCGGCGCCAGTGCGCCGGCCCGACTCGCGGGCGGGTTGGATGCTCTGGCGGCTTCCCTCATCTCCTCTGTCGCGAGCCAGGCAGAGGAATCTCAGGTCGGATACGGGTGTGGACTGTTGACCAGCGTGCTGGCCGCACGGGAGAGCAGGCACGTGCCCGCCGAGGAGACCGCCTCCTTCCTGGCACCCTTTCCCATATCCGCGGCGCTCACCGTGGCGGGGACTGAACGGGTCCGCAGGGAATGGGACGAGACGATCGACGTGCTCAGCTCACTCGGGATCACGACCATCGGCCAGTTCAGCGCCCTGGAGCATTCCCAGATCGCCTCCCGCTTCGGACTGGCCGGGACGATCCTGTGGCGGCTGTGCCATGGCGCTGACCACGCTGTCATCCAGACGACGGCGCCGGCCGCGGAGATCGCGGTGCGCAGGCACGTTGAGGCCATCGCGCACGAGGAGCAGGCCGCCTTCCTCGCGAAAGAGCTGGCCGATGAGCTGGCGGAGAAACTGGCGACCCGCATGCTCGTGTGCGGGCAGCTCGCTGTCCAGGCTCAGTTCGCGGACGGAGGGGAGCGCAGCCGCACCTGGTCCGTCGATGGGGTGAACAGCGCTCGCGATATCACCGACCGGGTGCGCTGGCAGATCTCCGGTTGGCTCGACAGTCGGCACGCCCACCCCCTCGGGGAGCTCATCCACCTTGAGCTGACGGCTGCCGATCTGGCGCCTGCGGGGACACGGCAGACCACTCTGTGGGGTGACCGGCAGCGGGGCAGGGAGCAGGCTCAGCGCAGCGTCCTACGGATTCAGGGCATGCTCGGCGATTCAGCCGTGCAGTCGGTGCGGCTGACCGGGGGCCGGTGCCCGGATGCCGCGGCACAGTTCGAGAACTGGCACGCGGTCCAGGAGAGGGCCGAGAGTGACCGCCCCTGGGTGGGGGCGGTGCCCAAACCGTGGCCCTCGGTTGTCTTCCCCAACCCGCCCCGGGTCATGCTGGCCTGTCACTGCGGGGGTGGCCTATACGTTGATGCGAGCATCCAGCTCGCCTGCGTCGGCTGCGCCGAGCCCCGACCGGCAATCCTCGTGCTTGCCCCGATGCCGGGCCGCTCTGACTCGGACCGGCCCGATTCCAGTCAGGCCCATGCCGCCTGCTACTACTCCCGTCCCGTGAGGGTCTGGAACTATGCGGGGCCGTGGAGCATCTCGGGGCGATGGTGGGCGTCCGATGCCTACCGCCGCGCCTACCTGCAGGTTGGGGTGGAGGGTCCCGCCGCCCTCATCTATCGCAGCGGCACCAACTGGTTCCTCGAGGGGATCTACAGCTGATGGTCGGGTACGCGGAGCTCCACGCCCACTCGGCGTTCTCCTTCCTCGATGGAGCGTCCCTCCCGGAGGATCTCGTCTCTCGGGCGGCCGAGCTCGAACTGTCCGCACTCGCCCTCACCGACCATGACGGACTTCCGGGGGTTGTTCAGCTTGCGACAGCGGCTCGCACGGTCGGTCTGCCGACCGTCATCGGCGCCGAGCTCTCCCTGCCCCTCGACGGTCAGGTCTATGCGCCGAAACGGGCGGGCGACCGTGATCCCGATGCGAACCATCTCGTCGTGCTCGCCCGCGGCGTCGAAGGCTATCGACGGCTGTCCTCCGCCATCGGCCGCGCACAGCTCGCCACCGGCGTCAAGGGAAGCGCCGACTATCGGCTCGAGAGCCTCGCCGAGGCGGCAGGCGGTCACTGGGCGATCCTCACGGGTTGCCGGAAGGGTCACGTGCGCAGAGCGCTCGCAACCGGGGGAGTGGAGGCCGCACGGGTGCAGCTCGATGAGCTGGCGGCGCTCTTCGGCCGGGACAATGTCATTGTCGAGCTGACGGACCTGGGCGGTCCGCACGACCGGGAGCGCACCAGCACGCTCGCCGCCCTGGCGCGGGACAGTGGACTGCGGGCGGTCGCCACGGGCCAGGTCCACTACGCCCGCCCCGAGGAGCGTCCCCTGGCAGACACGCTCGCCGCGATCCGGTCGCGGACCCCGCTCGAGGAGCTGGATGCCTGGCTGCCGGCATCAGGGGCCCACCTGAGGTCGGATGGGGAGATGAGGGCGATCCATGACCGTCATGAGTGGGCGGTGGACGCCGCGGGGGAGCTCGGTGAGGAGCTGGCCTTCGACCTGCAGCTTGTCGCACCGCGCCTGCCGCCTTTTCCCGTCCCTTCAGGGCACACGGAGGCGTCCTGGCTGAGGGAGCTCACCTATCGGGGTGCGGAGAGACGCTATGGTCCGCCCGGGGCGACCCCGGGGGCGTGGAAGCAGATCGACCACGAACTCGCCACGATCGAGACCCTCGGATTCCCGGGCTATTTCCTCATCGTCCACGAGCTTGTCGACTTCTGCCGCCGCAGCGGCATCTTCTGTCAGGGCAGGGGCTCGGCCGCGAACTCGGCGGTCTGCTTCGCTCTCGGGATCACGGCCGTCGATGCCGTGCGGCACAAGATGCTGTTCGAGCGCTTCCTCTCCCCGGGGAGGAGCGGGCCGCCCGATATCGATATCGACATCGAGTCGGGCCGCCGCGAAGAGGTCATCCAGCACGTGTTTGAGCGCCATGGGCGTGAGCACGCCGCCCAGGTCGCGAACGTCATCAGCTACCGGCCGAAGATGGCGATCCGTGATGCGGGGATGGCACTCGGCTTCGAGCTCGGACAGGTCGATGCGTGGTCGAAGTCGGTTGAGCGGTGGGGGTCTCTCACCTCGCCCGCCGCGGGGGAGGAGGGGCTCGACTCGACTGACGGCATCGACCCGACGGTTCTGTCGATCGCGGAGCAGATGCTCCAGCTGCCCCGACATCTCGGCATCCATTCGGGCGGCATGGTCATGTGTGAGGGTCCTGTCATCGACGTCTGCCCCGTCGGTTGGGCGACCGCCCCGGGCCGGACCGTGCTCCAGTGGGATAAGGATGACTGCGCCGAGGCGGGGCTGGTCAAGTTCGACCTGCTCGGTCTCGGCATGCTGACCGCCCTGCGGCTGGCCTTCACCGAGATCGCGGACTACGGGGCGGTCGACGAGGAGGGCAGGCCCTACGAGCTCCATTGCGTGCCCGCGGAGGACCCTGCGGTCTACGACCTGCTGTGTGCCGCCGACACGGTGGGTGTCTTCCAGGTGGAGTCCCGCGCCCAGATGAGCACCCTGCCGCGGCTGCGACCGCGGGTCTTCTATGACATCGTCGTCGAGGTCGCCCTCATCCGCCCCGGCCCGATTCAGGGCAATGCCGTCAACCCCTACATTGAGCGGCGGAGGGGCCGGCAGGCAGTCACGTACCTGCATCCGCTCCTCAAGCCCGCCCTCGAGAAGACGCTGGGGGTGCCGCTCTTCCAAGAGCAGCTCATGCAGATTGCGGTGGATGCCGCCGGGTTCAGTCCCGAAGAGGCGGATCAGCTGCGCAAGGCCATCGGGTCGAAGCGATCCCATCAGCGCATGGAGGCGCTGCACGCCAAGCTTGTGGCCGGGATGGCGGAGCGGGGAATCGAGGGGGAGACCGCCGAGCAGATCTATGACAGCCTCAAAGCGTTCGCGGACTTCGGTTTCCCCGAGTCCCACTCGTTCTCCTTCGCCTACCTGGTCTATGCAAGCTCCTGGCTCAAAGTTCATCACCCCGAGGCGTTCTACATGGGCCTGCTCGGTGCTCAGCCGATGGGCTTCTACTCCCCGCAGTCGCTCGTGGCCGATGCCCGCAGGCACGGCGTGCGGACGGCACGCCCCGACATCAACCATTCCGAGGTGGAGGCGAGCCTTGAGCGGAGCACAGGTCGTGTCCCGGGTGAGGAGGCCGCCCCACCGGTGGTGGAGGGCAACCTTGTCCGTCCCCACCCGGATCGTGTGCTGCGGCTCGGGCTCGCCGCCGTCAAGGGCCTCGGCGAGGCCGCCGACCGTATCGTCGCAGCGCGGCGGGACGGGCCCTTCGGGACGATGGCCGATCTGGCGCGGCGCTGCCGACTGGATGAGCGGGACCTGAGGATCCTGTCCGAAGCGGGTGCGCTCACCTCGATCGATGTCAGCCGCCGGGAGGGAATGTGGGCGGCTGGGCCGCTCGGGAGTGAGGAGAGGCTGGCCCACGGCTGGATCCAGCCGACGATCCCCGGCACCGAGGTCGGCGTCCAGGCGCCGGCGCTGCCGGAGATGACGGAGGCGGAGACCATCGTCGCCGATGTTGTGCGGACCGGCATCTCCAGCGTCTACCCCACGGTCCTTGTCCGCGACAGGCTCGCCGGGCGCGGGGTCCTCACCGTGGCCGATATCCTCACAGCCCCGCTCGGCACCCGCCTCGAGGTCGGTGGGATCGTCACCCACCGGCAACGCCCCCACACCGCGAAGGGAACGATCTTCCTGTCGATCGAGGATGAGACGGGACTGCTCAACGTCGTGTGCTCGGCGGGTCTGTGGGCGCGCCACCGCGACGTCGCCAGGCGCTCTCGGGCCCTCATCGTCCGCGGCATGGTGGAGCGGGCCGACGGGACGATCAACTTCGTCGCCGATGCGTTCGACCATCTCCCCCTGGCCCTGCCGGTCAGGTCGCGCGACTTCCGCTGATTCTCGCGCCGGACATGACGGCGAGTCTGTTCGCCCTCGGCATCCCGATCAGCGAACTCTCCCGAGCAGGGATAGAGTTGGTGCCCAGGAGGCATGACACATGGCTAAATTCACCGCACTCATTCGATGGGCGATCCTTTCGGGCCCCATCGTCCTGAAGACCGTGCAGCGCTACGGACCGATGATCAAGGGAATGATCGATTCGAATCCCGACGCGGTGTCGAACGTGACCGAGAAGCTCAAGGCCTACCAGGAGGCCCGTCAGAAGAAGGGCATACCCGGGGCAACGAAGCGCGTCCAGATCCTCCGCGACCAGGTCACCTATCTCTACGCGTCGGCGAACACGCCCGCCGTCGCCGAGCAGGCCGCTGACTGGAAGCAGCAGCTGGCGAAGATCGAGGCGAGCCTGCCGCTCATCGAGGTGATGACCCCGAAGGAGCAGAAGCGCAAGCTCAAGGAGGTCAACGCCCGCATCGACGCCATCTCGGGGAACATCCTCGCGGCTGTCGACGAAGACGATATCCAGGACGCTGAGGTCCTCGACGACGATCGCCCATGAACACAATCGCTCCGGATGGACAGGGGCAGGAGGGTCGAACACTCCTGCCCTCTGCCGACAGCCCGGAGCCTGAGTATGAGGATGGCGAGGACATCGCCACGCCTCGGCCGATCCCGCCGCTCCCCTGCGGATCGAGAGTCAACCCGCATGGGGTGAGACGATCAGCGGCATCCCACCATTCTCCCGGTGCGCCATCATCGGACGCGCTCGGCACGCAGACGTCACCGAGAACCCCGCATTCCAGCGCCGCACATTCGCTCGCCGACACCGCAAAGAGCCAGGACGGGGGACACGTTCCCGATCCGACCAGCGCAGGGCATGATGACGGCGGGAAGCCAGTGCGCCCCGCCCCCGCCACGTCCATGATCGGCGCACTCGGCGGCGCCATCGCTCTGACAGCCGCCGTTCTCGCGGCGGTCGCCCCATTCGTACCGTTCCTCTCGATCGGCGAGCGGCTCTCGCTGTGGGGCGCCGACGCGGGTGCCGCAAACGCCTATGTTGTCCTCGGCGCATCCGGTCTCGGCGGCCTGGGAGCGATCGCCATGCTCACATCGGCCCGACGCCGAAAATGCGGACTGTGGGGCGGCCTGCTGAGTATGGTGGCAGGAGTCGCGGTCGGCGGAATCGCCGCGTATCTTGTGATGAACGCCGACCACCGCGCCGTCATCGCCCAGGGTGGGACCTTCGGCGCTGCGGCGTGGCTCATCATCGCATCGGCCGGCGGGCTCCTCATTGGGGGCATCGTGGGCCTGGTGCACGGCACACGGACGGAAGGATCACGGTGAACCCTGTGTGGACTCCTGCGGTCGAGAAGATGCGGCAGGCGGGCATCGGAGACCTCGCCATCCGCGTCTTCCAGCAGAACATCGAAAAAGTGGCGAGCGGCCAATCCGCCTACATCCGCGAGTCCGACATCCTCCCACTCACCGACATCCCACAATACGAGGGCGGCACCACCTCGCCAGGCGCGCATTCTGCGGATTCGACTCCAGCCATCACCCGAACCGCCGTCATCAAGCTCAACGGCGGCCTCGGCACCTCCATGGGACTGCACAAGGCGAAATCACTTCTCCACGTGACACCGGAGCGGACCTTCCTCGACCTCATCGTCGCCCAGGTTCTCGCGGTCCGTGAGGCGCATGATGTATCGCTTCCCCTCCTCTTCATGAACTCCTTCCACACCGAGAACGACACGACTGAGTACCTCGAACGTTTCGACTCCCTCAGGCTTGACGACCTGCCGCTCAGCTTCCTGCAGAACCGGGTGCCCAAACTCCTCCGAAGCGACCTCTCGCCCGTTGAGCACCCCAATCCCGACCTCGAGTGGTGCCCGCCGGGACACGGCGACCTCTACACGGCGCTGCCCGAATCGGGTCTCCTGTCAGCGCTGCTCGACCGAGGCTTCCGTTACGCGATCGTCTCCAACTCCGACAACCTCGGAGCATTTCCCGATCCCGACCTCGCACAGTGGTTTGCCGACAGCGGCGCGCCGTTCGCGATGGAGGTATGCCGACGTGAGGCGAATGACCGCAAGGGCGGACACCTCGCCCTGCGCGCCGCAGACGGCCAGCTCATCCTCCGCGAACTGGCCCAAACCTCGCCAGAGGATCTCGACCGGTTCCAGGACATCGACCGCCACTCGTACTTCAACACCAACACTCTATGGCTCGACCTCGAGGCGCTCGCGGTCGAGCTCGACAGGCGCGGCGGCTACCTGGGACTGCCCGTCATCCGCAACGCGAAGACCGTCGACCCGACCGACAGGACCTCGGCGGAGGTCTACCAGCTGGAGACGGGAATGGGGACAGCGATTGAGATCTTTGATGGCGCAGTGGCCATCGAGGTCGAACGGTCTCGGTTCCTTCCCGTCAAGACGACGAACGATCTTCTCCTCATCCGCTCTGACGTCTACGAGGTGGCAGACACGGGCATCATCACGAGGAACGTGAGTGAAGCGCCGACGATCCACCTGGATCCGGAGCACTTCGCCCACATTGATCAGTTCGAGACCCGTGCCCAGCACGTGCCATCACTCATCGAGGCGAGTAGCCTGACCGTCACGGGGGAGTACACGTTCCCGGAAGGGCTTGTCATCCGGGGTGACGCCACCCTGCCCTAGATCGTCGGTCAGTCGATGTCGAATCCGAGAACACGATCGACCCTGGGGCGGAAATAGTCGGGGCCCTTCATGACCTTGCCGTCCTCCCGATAGATCGGCTTGCCGTCCTCACCGAGCTTCGACAGGTTGGCGGCCTGGACCTCGCGCAGCACATCGGCAAGCGGGATGCCGGTCTCGAGCGCCATGCCATAGATGACGTAGATGAGATCCGCCAGCGCATCCGCCGTCTCGACGGTGTCGCGGGAGCCATCATCTGCTTTCACCGCCGTCGCATATGCTCCTTCGACGATCTCGCCCGCGGTGTTCCCGTAGACGGCGGAGACAAGCTCATGGAACTCCTCGGCGATGAGCGCCATCCGCATGTGGATCCGCTCCCGGTCGACATTCGGACCGTCGTCTGCGATCGGCATCGCGTAGGTCTCGTGGAATTCGCGCACGAGAGACTCGGGATCTCGCGGGTTCCAGACGGCTCTGCGTCCCGGCGAGGGCCCGAACCAGGAGACTGCAGGCTCCATCGCGTCCCCGGCACGCAGCGTGGCTCGCAGGTGATCTCGCACCTGCCCCTTATCGAACGTGGCGGCCCGCTGTACGCCTTCGAAGACGAAGCCGTTTCGCCACGCCACGCGGGTGCTCGCCCAGTTCACGTCCGTGCCCTCAACGAGGCAGGCCCAGCCGACGGCGATGCAGCCACGATCGAAGGCGAATTCGCAGACTGCTCGAACAGCCTCCGTCATGTAGCCGCTGCCACGCGCCTCCGGACTCGCCCAGAAGCCGACCTCGGTTCGGAGATTCTGCCCCACGGGGAGGAAGAGATCGACAAGACCGACGAACAGGTCATCGGCGTAGATCGCCCATATCGGGCAGTCCTTCGCCCACCGCTCAGGGACGGATGCGAGGAAGTGCTCTGCGTCCTCGATTCCGTATCCACTCGGTACAGTGGTCCAGCGCTGGATCTCGGGGTCCGTGCAGATTCGGGCGATGTCCTCGGCCAGCGCCATGGTGGGCGCGACGAGGTGAAGTCGGTCGGTGGTGAGGGAGACTGGTTCCATATCGACCAGGGTACTCGGTCGGCACCTCCCCGCAGGGCGGCGGTGAAGTCGCGGTCGCGGACCTCCAGCGACAGACGTCACACGAAAGCAGGGGCTACGGGTTGGCCTGGAGCGCTCTGCTCGTGATAAATTCTTATCTGTTGCCACGGCTTCGGTTGTGACAGGCGCGGGTGGCGGAATAGGCAGACGCGCTAGCTTGAGGTGCTAGTCCACGGATAGTGGGTGGGGGTTCAAGTCCCCCCTCGCGCACGAATGGAAAATGGTCTCTGATCAGGAGTTTTGAACTCCTGATCGGGGGCCATTTTCGTTGGAAGTGCTAGAAAAAGTGCTAAGCGTTGGCTTATAGGACATTTCGTGTTGGTTTGACCCTGATCTTTTGTTGCTGTGCCGCCATTAGGCCGGTGTTGAAGTTCGTGCGGCTGAACTTGATGGGTGGACATTTCGTGTTGGCTTGACCCCGACCTTTGGTTGCTTTGACGCGGAAAAGTGGGGGTTGAAGTTGGTTTCACGGGGCCGGCTTATAGGACATTTCGTGTTGGTTTGATCCCGACTTTTCGGCGCGTTCTCACCGAAAAGGCCGGGTCCAAGTTGCCTGATAGGGAGGGTGAACACTCCTTATTGCCGCCCGTGCGAGCAGGCGATGACACGCTATGGAAAGACCAGTACGGGACGTCAGCGCTACCGCTGTGCCGGGTGCAGGACGAGTCGCGTAGCGGCGATCGACACCTCCGCGAAAGACTTCGCCCTGTTCTTGTCCTTTCTGTTTTCCCGCCAGCGCCAGCGAGACCTGCCCGGGGCGGGACGGACCTTCCGTCGGCGCACCGCACGGTTCTGGCAGCTGTGGCCCACCCCCGAGGTGGTCGACGAGGTCCACCGGGTGATCTACGTCGATGGGATCCACCTCGGACGCAGCGCCGTGATCCTGATCGCCTCCACCGACACCCATGTCGTGGGCTGGTACCTCGCACGCAGTGAACACAGCCAGGCCTGGGGTGCGCTGCTGGCCCGGATCGCACCGCCACAGGTAGTGGTCACCGATGGTGGATCAGGCTTTGCCAAAGCCCGCCGGGCGCACTGGCCCACCACGAAGGTCCAGCGCTGTACGTTCCATGCTTTCAGCCAGGTGCGTCGCCAGACCACGACCCGGCCCCGCACTCAGGCCGGAGTGGAACTCTACGGCCTGGCTAGAGCGCTGCTCCACGTCCGCGATAACACCGGGGCCGCGGCATGGCTGGCCGCTTACACCCAATGGCGCGCCACATGGGAGGCCTTCCTGGCTGAGCGCACTCGACTCGCCACGGGGCAGGTCGTACTCACTCACCAGCGTCTGGTCACGGCCCGCTCAGCCCTCGATACGCTGATCCGGACCAAGACCTTGTTCACCTACGTCGATCCCGCCAACTTCCCGGTCGACGCCTACCTGCACATGCCACTGCCAGCGACGAATAACCGGATCGAGGGTGGGATCAACACTCAACTGCGGGCCCTGCTACGCGATCACCGCGGGATGAGCCTGGACAGGCGGATCAAAGCGATCATGTGGTGGTGCTACATGCACACTGAATACCCTGCCAGTCCCGCACGCATCCTCAGGACCATGCCCACCGACACCCAGATCCAGGCCTACTACCGAGCTGCGGCCAGCCGCGGCGAACACGCCCGGGACATCGGCCTGCCGGGCATCGGCACCGCAGCCGTCTGGAACGAGCTGCACCACTCGACCAGCTACATCACAACCTGGGACTGACACCCCTCCGATCAAACAAAACCAACACATTTTGTCCTATAAGCCTAAGCGTTGCCGAGGTGGGCGGCGAAGCGGGTCACGGCCGACCGCTGCATGGTCGGGGTGACATGGGAGTAGATGTTCATCGTCGTGGTGATCGTTGAGTGCCCCAAACGCTCCTGGACGACCTTGGGGTGCTCCCCGAGTTCGAGCAGCAGGGTCGCGTGGGTGTGACGCAGCCCCTTGATCGTGACCCGGTGCATGGTGTCGTACTTCTTGGTGAGCCAGTTCATGCGGCGATCCCAGCGGCTCGTCATCGCGTCGGGTGAGCGCACCTTCCCGTCGTCGTCCCCGAACACGTAGGCATCGGCCTTGGCCAGCTCGAACGAGACCTCGGCGCGGGCGACCTTGTAGGAGGCGAGCACCTTCAAGGTCTCGACGTCCACGTCGATGACGCGGGCGTTGCCGGTCTTCGGGGGCTTCGTCTTCGTCCAGTCGTCGGTGTCGACTGCACGGCGGATACTGACCCGCTGGTTCCTGGTGTTGATGTCCGACCATTTCAGCGCGAGCGCTTCCGACCTGCGCATACCGGTGTAGGCGATGAGTCGCCACATGGGGAACAGCTCGTCTTTCAGTTCTTTCTCGTTCCAGGTGAGGAACAGGGCGAGCTGGTCGGCGCTCCAGGTGACGATCTCGGGTTTCTGCGCCCGTACCTCGCTCGTCGTCGGGGCCTTGACGGTGCGCTTCTTCTTTGCCGGGTTCACTGTTAGGTGTCCGTCGTCGATTGCGGCGTCGAGGATCGCGCCGAGCACGACATGCACCTTGTGGACCGAGTTGGCCGACAAGGGCTTGCCCTTGCCGTATTCGTCGTTGCGGCCGTGGTCTTCGAGGTCGCGGTAGTGGCGGGCGATCCTCGTGGCGGTGAGCTTGTCGAGCCGAATCGTGCCGAGCTGCGGGCGAATGTGGTTACGGATGATCTTCTTGTACCCCTTGATCGTGGACGCCGCGAGCTTCAACCCTGCCACCCACTCATCCGCGTACGCGCCCAGGGTGGGCACCTTGTTGCCGAACTTCTCGTTCTGCTTGCGCCGCTTCAACGCCTCCTGCAAAGCATCGTTCGCCTCGTCGGTGCTGGTGAACCCGGAACGGGTGAGACGGCGCGATCCCATCTCGGGATACTCGGGGTCTTTGAGCACGTAGATCTGGAACCGCCACCGCTTACCCTTGTCCGTCTGGTACTCCTGGATTGAGCCGGGCTGCCGGGAACGAGATCGACGCTGCTTCTTCTCACTCCCGTCGCCCTGCTCCGGCGCGGACGGCTTCTTGATGGTCATGACAGGCTGCTCCTCGCGGTCGTCGTGCCGGGCTGATGGGTCTGGGGGTAGTGGTCGATGTAGTCGGCGGCGTTGAACACGCGCCCCTCCGGGTCGAGCTGCACGCCCCGCTCCCGGATCACCCGCGCCCGGACGCGCGCCGCATCCAACCGCTCCTGGTACGCGGCGATGGTCTTCGGGTGCGTGCTGGACTTCTCGGGATCGTCGAGGCTCGGGGCGGTCATCCCTGTGAGGGTGGTTTCGAGGTGGTGAATGCGGTCGGTGCAGATCACCCATTCCTGCTGCCAGTAGTTGAACAGCCCTTCGTCGGTGAGCACGAGTTCCCCGCGCATCCACCGGTCGATCTCTTCCGGCTCGAACTCCTCGGGTACCCCGGTGAGCGTCGTCTGCCCCTTCGGTGGGGTCAGGAGCGCCGCCGGGGTGGTGCGCAGCAGGTAGGCGATGACGGTGAGGTCGTCCACGTCTACCCGGCGATCCCCGGCCTCCAGTTTGCTGATGCCCGATGGGGAGAGCTTGCGGCCCGCGGCGGCGATCCCGTCGGAGAGGGTGCGCAAGTCCATGCCGATCGCCTGGCGTGCGGCGCGGGAAGTTCGAGGAGATGTACCGCAAACTCTTCGAGTCCCAGCCCGAGTGGGCGGAGCAGCAGGACTCCCAGGCCGACAAGATTCGCGGCTACGCCGAAGAGCTCGGGCTCGATATGCAGGCCTACGACCAGGCCGTCGCCGACCCCGCGACTCAGCAGCGGGTCGAGGAAGATCACAACACCGGCCTCTCGCTCGGCGTGCAGGGCACCCCCACTTTCTTCCTCAACGGCGAATTGCTCCAACCCCAGTCGGTCACCGACATCACCGACGCACTCGACGCGGCGATCGCGGAAAGCGAGGGATAGCCGTGGATCTCGAACTGCAAACTGCACTCGACGAGTTCTCCGTGATCGCCGTCTGGTCGGCGATCACACTCTATGTGCTCGCGTTCGTCGCCTTCGCCTACGACCTCTCGCAGCGCGCATCCCTCGCCCCCGCAAAGCAGCGCGGGACGGTGCTCGTGGGAGCTGCGACGGGCGCCGCCCCCGCGCCGCCCGCCCCCGAACCGGCCGAGCCGAGTCTGCGAGTGCCGGCCTCGGAGCGGTCTCGCCGATACTGGGCGCGCCTCGCCATCGCGTTCACCGGGCTCGGCTTCGTCCTCCACCTCGCCGCGACGATCACGCGCGGCGTAGCGGCCGAGCGGGTGCCGTGGGCGAACATGTACGAGTTCGCGCTAATCGGCACCCTGCTCATCATCGCCGTCTACCTGGCGGCCCTGCGCTGGTTCGACCTGCGGTTTCTGGGGGTGTTCATCGCGGGCATGGTCGTGTTCTTCCTCGGCGGATCTGCGATGTCCTTCTACGTCGAGGTGACGCCTCTGATGGATCCGCTCAAGAGCATCTGGCTTATCATCCACGTCTTCGTCGCATCGCTCGCGACCGCGCTGTTCGCCATCGCAGCAGGACTCTCCACCATGCAACTGCTGCAGGCACGGCGGGAACGACAACGGGCGCGGGGCGCGGGTCTCGCCGGTCTCGGCCGCGGCTACCTCCGCACGCTCCCGAACTCCGAGGCACTGGAGACCCTCGCCTACCGCTTCGCGATCCTCGGGTTCATCTTCTGGACGTTCACCCTCATCGCCGGGGCGATCTGGGCGAACGAGTCATGGGGCCGCTACTGGGGCTTCGACGTCAAAGAGGTCTGGACGTTCGTGATCTGGGTGCTGTACGCCGGCTACATCCACGCCCGCGCCACGCGCGGCT
This is a stretch of genomic DNA from Flaviflexus salsibiostraticola. It encodes these proteins:
- a CDS encoding DNA polymerase Y family protein, producing MLGTLRGALWVPDWPVAAAIASSLAAPEEAVAVCDSRVRAASPAARRKGVRRGDTRRRALSLVPDLTIIPRDDDRDSRVFAGVLDAIDDHVASTVILRPGLVTFGASAPARLAGGLDALAASLISSVASQAEESQVGYGCGLLTSVLAARESRHVPAEETASFLAPFPISAALTVAGTERVRREWDETIDVLSSLGITTIGQFSALEHSQIASRFGLAGTILWRLCHGADHAVIQTTAPAAEIAVRRHVEAIAHEEQAAFLAKELADELAEKLATRMLVCGQLAVQAQFADGGERSRTWSVDGVNSARDITDRVRWQISGWLDSRHAHPLGELIHLELTAADLAPAGTRQTTLWGDRQRGREQAQRSVLRIQGMLGDSAVQSVRLTGGRCPDAAAQFENWHAVQERAESDRPWVGAVPKPWPSVVFPNPPRVMLACHCGGGLYVDASIQLACVGCAEPRPAILVLAPMPGRSDSDRPDSSQAHAACYYSRPVRVWNYAGPWSISGRWWASDAYRRAYLQVGVEGPAALIYRSGTNWFLEGIYS
- a CDS encoding error-prone DNA polymerase, with protein sequence MVGYAELHAHSAFSFLDGASLPEDLVSRAAELELSALALTDHDGLPGVVQLATAARTVGLPTVIGAELSLPLDGQVYAPKRAGDRDPDANHLVVLARGVEGYRRLSSAIGRAQLATGVKGSADYRLESLAEAAGGHWAILTGCRKGHVRRALATGGVEAARVQLDELAALFGRDNVIVELTDLGGPHDRERTSTLAALARDSGLRAVATGQVHYARPEERPLADTLAAIRSRTPLEELDAWLPASGAHLRSDGEMRAIHDRHEWAVDAAGELGEELAFDLQLVAPRLPPFPVPSGHTEASWLRELTYRGAERRYGPPGATPGAWKQIDHELATIETLGFPGYFLIVHELVDFCRRSGIFCQGRGSAANSAVCFALGITAVDAVRHKMLFERFLSPGRSGPPDIDIDIESGRREEVIQHVFERHGREHAAQVANVISYRPKMAIRDAGMALGFELGQVDAWSKSVERWGSLTSPAAGEEGLDSTDGIDPTVLSIAEQMLQLPRHLGIHSGGMVMCEGPVIDVCPVGWATAPGRTVLQWDKDDCAEAGLVKFDLLGLGMLTALRLAFTEIADYGAVDEEGRPYELHCVPAEDPAVYDLLCAADTVGVFQVESRAQMSTLPRLRPRVFYDIVVEVALIRPGPIQGNAVNPYIERRRGRQAVTYLHPLLKPALEKTLGVPLFQEQLMQIAVDAAGFSPEEADQLRKAIGSKRSHQRMEALHAKLVAGMAERGIEGETAEQIYDSLKAFADFGFPESHSFSFAYLVYASSWLKVHHPEAFYMGLLGAQPMGFYSPQSLVADARRHGVRTARPDINHSEVEASLERSTGRVPGEEAAPPVVEGNLVRPHPDRVLRLGLAAVKGLGEAADRIVAARRDGPFGTMADLARRCRLDERDLRILSEAGALTSIDVSRREGMWAAGPLGSEERLAHGWIQPTIPGTEVGVQAPALPEMTEAETIVADVVRTGISSVYPTVLVRDRLAGRGVLTVADILTAPLGTRLEVGGIVTHRQRPHTAKGTIFLSIEDETGLLNVVCSAGLWARHRDVARRSRALIVRGMVERADGTINFVADAFDHLPLALPVRSRDFR
- a CDS encoding UTP--glucose-1-phosphate uridylyltransferase; this translates as MRQAGIGDLAIRVFQQNIEKVASGQSAYIRESDILPLTDIPQYEGGTTSPGAHSADSTPAITRTAVIKLNGGLGTSMGLHKAKSLLHVTPERTFLDLIVAQVLAVREAHDVSLPLLFMNSFHTENDTTEYLERFDSLRLDDLPLSFLQNRVPKLLRSDLSPVEHPNPDLEWCPPGHGDLYTALPESGLLSALLDRGFRYAIVSNSDNLGAFPDPDLAQWFADSGAPFAMEVCRREANDRKGGHLALRAADGQLILRELAQTSPEDLDRFQDIDRHSYFNTNTLWLDLEALAVELDRRGGYLGLPVIRNAKTVDPTDRTSAEVYQLETGMGTAIEIFDGAVAIEVERSRFLPVKTTNDLLLIRSDVYEVADTGIITRNVSEAPTIHLDPEHFAHIDQFETRAQHVPSLIEASSLTVTGEYTFPEGLVIRGDATLP
- a CDS encoding GNAT family N-acetyltransferase produces the protein MEPVSLTTDRLHLVAPTMALAEDIARICTDPEIQRWTTVPSGYGIEDAEHFLASVPERWAKDCPIWAIYADDLFVGLVDLFLPVGQNLRTEVGFWASPEARGSGYMTEAVRAVCEFAFDRGCIAVGWACLVEGTDVNWASTRVAWRNGFVFEGVQRAATFDKGQVRDHLRATLRAGDAMEPAVSWFGPSPGRRAVWNPRDPESLVREFHETYAMPIADDGPNVDRERIHMRMALIAEEFHELVSAVYGNTAGEIVEGAYATAVKADDGSRDTVETADALADLIYVIYGMALETGIPLADVLREVQAANLSKLGEDGKPIYREDGKVMKGPDYFRPRVDRVLGFDID